A stretch of DNA from Henriciella sp. AS95:
ACGCCGACATTCCCGAAAGCTGGCCTCAGCAAGAGGTCTGTCCCGATATAGAGCAGGCAGGATGCAACGCCAGCATTGCGCAGCGCCTTGCCCTGCGTCGCGCCGAGGAAGAAGCCGTCCAGCTGCCAGGCGGGCAGTCCGAGCAGCGGGATGATGGCGCAGTATGGCAGGAAGGCGAGGGCGACAGCGCGGGCATCGAGATCAGAAACGAAGCTCTCAATGATCAACCCGCCCGTCAGGAAATAGGTCAGCGAGATTGCCGCGCCGAAGGCAAAGGCGAGCTCCGTCGTGATCCGCATCGCGCGCAACAGCCGCGCCCGGTTGCGCCCGCCATAGGCTTCGCCGATCTCTTTCTCTGCCACGAAAGCGAACCCGTCGAGCACGAAGGCCGAGACGCTGACGAATTGCAGCAGCACTTCATTGCCAGCCAGCTCCGCCGTACCAAGGCTTGCGCCGGAATTGACGAACCACGCAAAGCTGAACAGGAGCGCCAGCGTGCGGATCAGGATATCGCGATTGGCATTGATGAGGGCCGACAGACGTGCGCGGTCAAAGAGGTCTTTCGAGCGCGTGAGGCCGCCGCGCACCAGGACTAATCCAAAAGCCAGCGCCACCCATTCGGCGATGGCTGTGCCAGCCCCGATGCCGGCAGGCCCCCAGTCGAGGCCGGCCACAAACCAGATGTCGAGCCCGGCATTCACGCCATTCATCACGATCTGGAAGGCGAGCAG
This window harbors:
- a CDS encoding MATE family efflux transporter — encoded protein: MAGTLLSRSKVLKLAVPVMLAQAATATTGVVDTIVMGVHGDKVDLGAVAVASVVMSFLYWAFGFLRMSTTGLTAQAAGANDQVEVQSTLQRALLLGGALGLTILVLSPLLKLIVFQPFSATDDVKSLARAYFDARVWGAPAVLMGYGITGWLLGTGKTGQLLAFQIVMNGVNAGLDIWFVAGLDWGPAGIGAGTAIAEWVALAFGLVLVRGGLTRSKDLFDRARLSALINANRDILIRTLALLFSFAWFVNSGASLGTAELAGNEVLLQFVSVSAFVLDGFAFVAEKEIGEAYGGRNRARLLRAMRITTELAFAFGAAISLTYFLTGGLIIESFVSDLDARAVALAFLPYCAIIPLLGLPAWQLDGFFLGATQGKALRNAGVASCLLYIGTDLLLRPAFGNVGVWSAFLTMYVWRAAALGFYLPSLIRRTVSDQPQQPLQQS